A portion of the Nitratidesulfovibrio termitidis HI1 genome contains these proteins:
- the aprB gene encoding adenylyl-sulfate reductase subunit beta, which yields MPTYVDPSKCDGCKGGEKTACMYICPNDLMILDPEAMKAYNQEPEACWECYSCVKICPQGAITARPYADFAPMGGTCIPMRSADSIMWTVKFRNGNVKRFKFPIRTTPEGSIKPFDGKPEAGDLESELLFTETALIAPKVALGEKAAISDADMSQCWYETGCEGGNR from the coding sequence ATGCCGACTTATGTTGATCCGTCCAAGTGTGACGGCTGCAAGGGTGGCGAAAAGACCGCTTGCATGTACATCTGCCCCAACGACCTCATGATCCTCGACCCCGAGGCCATGAAGGCCTACAACCAGGAGCCCGAAGCCTGCTGGGAATGCTACTCCTGCGTGAAGATCTGCCCCCAGGGCGCCATCACGGCCCGCCCCTACGCCGACTTCGCGCCCATGGGCGGCACCTGCATCCCCATGCGCTCGGCCGACTCCATCATGTGGACCGTCAAGTTCCGCAACGGGAATGTGAAGCGCTTCAAGTTCCCCATTCGTACCACCCCTGAAGGCTCCATCAAGCCCTTCGACGGCAAGCCCGAAGCTGGCGACCTGGAAAGCGAACTGCTGTTCACCGAAACGGCGCTCATCGCTCCCAAGGTTGCCCTGGGCGAAAAGGCCGCGATCAGCGATGCTGACATGAGCCAGTGCTGGTATGAAACCGGTTGCGAAGGCGGCAACCGCTAG
- the aprA gene encoding adenylyl-sulfate reductase subunit alpha has translation MPMIPVKEQAKGVAIADPIVKEHDVDILIVGGGMGSCGTAFEVVRWADKYAPDLKIMLLDKATLERSGAVAQGLSAINTYLGKNAADDYVRMVRTDLMGLVREDLIFDLGRHVDDSVHLFEEWGLPCWIKDEHGHNLDGAQAKAAGKSLRNGDEPVRSGRWQIMINGESYKCIVAEAAKNALGEARIMERIFIVKLLLDANTDNRIAGAVGFNLRANEVHIFRTNAMMVACGGAVNVYKPRSTGEGMGRAWYPVWNAGSTYTMCAQVGAEMTMMENRFVPARFKDGYGPVGAWFLLFKAKATNYKGEDYCATNRAMLKPYEDRGYAKGHVIPTCLRNHMMLREMREGRGPIYMDTKTALQSTFANMTPEQQKHLESEAWEDFLDMCVGQANLWASMNIQPEERGSEIMPTEPYLLGSHSGCCGIWVSGPDEAWVPEDYKVRADNGKVYNRMTTVMGLWTCADGVGASGHKFSSGSHAEGRICGKQMVRWCIDHKGFKPAVKETAEELKQLIYRPYFNYLAGKDASTDPVVNPTYISPKNFMMRLVKCTDEYGGGVGTYYTTSAAALDTGFALMDMLEEDSLKLAARDLHELLRCWENYHRLWTVRLHMQHIRFREESRYPGFYYRADFMGLDDSKWKCFVNSKHDPKKGETKIFKKPYYQIIPTE, from the coding sequence ATGCCGATGATTCCCGTTAAGGAACAGGCGAAGGGTGTGGCCATCGCCGATCCCATCGTGAAGGAACATGACGTCGACATTCTCATCGTCGGCGGTGGTATGGGCTCCTGCGGTACCGCGTTCGAAGTCGTTCGCTGGGCCGACAAGTACGCTCCCGACCTGAAGATCATGCTGCTGGACAAGGCCACCCTCGAGCGCTCCGGCGCCGTTGCGCAGGGCCTGTCCGCCATCAACACGTACCTCGGCAAGAACGCCGCCGACGACTACGTGCGCATGGTCCGCACCGACCTCATGGGCCTCGTGCGCGAAGACCTTATCTTCGACCTTGGCCGTCACGTTGACGATTCCGTGCACCTGTTCGAAGAGTGGGGCCTGCCCTGCTGGATCAAGGACGAACACGGCCACAACCTCGACGGCGCCCAGGCCAAGGCCGCCGGCAAGTCGCTGCGCAACGGCGACGAGCCCGTCCGCTCCGGCCGCTGGCAGATCATGATCAACGGCGAATCGTACAAGTGCATCGTGGCTGAAGCCGCGAAGAACGCCCTTGGCGAAGCCCGCATCATGGAACGTATCTTCATCGTGAAGCTGCTGCTCGACGCCAACACCGACAACCGCATCGCCGGCGCCGTGGGCTTCAACCTGCGCGCCAACGAAGTGCACATCTTCCGCACCAACGCGATGATGGTTGCCTGCGGCGGCGCGGTGAACGTGTACAAGCCCCGCTCCACTGGTGAAGGCATGGGCCGCGCCTGGTACCCCGTGTGGAACGCCGGTTCGACCTACACCATGTGTGCCCAGGTCGGCGCCGAAATGACCATGATGGAAAACCGCTTCGTGCCCGCCCGCTTCAAGGACGGTTACGGCCCGGTCGGCGCGTGGTTCCTGCTGTTCAAGGCGAAGGCCACCAACTACAAGGGTGAAGACTACTGCGCCACCAACCGCGCGATGCTGAAGCCCTACGAAGATCGCGGCTACGCCAAGGGTCACGTCATCCCGACCTGCCTGCGTAACCACATGATGCTTCGCGAAATGCGCGAAGGTCGCGGTCCCATCTACATGGACACCAAGACCGCCCTGCAGAGCACCTTCGCGAACATGACCCCCGAACAGCAGAAGCACCTCGAGTCCGAAGCCTGGGAAGACTTCCTCGACATGTGCGTGGGTCAGGCCAACCTGTGGGCGTCCATGAACATCCAGCCCGAAGAACGCGGCTCGGAAATCATGCCCACCGAACCTTACCTGCTCGGCTCGCACTCCGGCTGCTGCGGTATCTGGGTGTCCGGTCCGGACGAAGCCTGGGTGCCCGAAGACTACAAGGTGCGCGCGGACAACGGCAAGGTCTACAACCGCATGACCACCGTCATGGGCCTGTGGACCTGCGCCGACGGCGTGGGCGCTTCCGGCCACAAGTTCTCCTCCGGTTCGCACGCCGAAGGCCGTATCTGCGGCAAGCAGATGGTCCGCTGGTGCATCGACCACAAGGGCTTCAAGCCCGCTGTGAAGGAAACGGCCGAAGAGCTGAAGCAGCTCATCTACCGTCCTTACTTCAACTACCTGGCTGGCAAGGACGCCTCCACCGACCCGGTGGTGAACCCGACCTACATCAGCCCCAAGAACTTCATGATGCGCCTCGTGAAGTGCACCGACGAATACGGCGGTGGCGTGGGTACCTACTACACCACCTCCGCTGCGGCGCTGGACACCGGCTTCGCGCTCATGGACATGCTGGAAGAAGACTCCCTCAAGCTGGCTGCTCGCGACCTGCACGAACTGCTGCGCTGCTGGGAAAACTACCACCGTCTGTGGACCGTGCGCCTGCACATGCAGCACATCCGCTTCCGTGAAGAGTCCCGTTACCCCGGCTTCTACTACCGTGCCGACTTCATGGGCCTCGACGACTCCAAGTGGAAGTGCTTCGTGAACTCCAAGCATGATCCCAAGAAGGGCGAAACGAAGATCTTCAAGAAGCCCTACTACCAGATCATTCCCACCGAATAG
- a CDS encoding CoB--CoM heterodisulfide reductase iron-sulfur subunit A family protein, which yields MSNSILVVGGGFSGLTAAIEAAEVGYEVYIVEKTPFLGGRVAQLNKYFPKLCPPSCGLEIQFQRIKKNPRIKFFTQAEVTAVSGDAGNYTVKVHIEPRGTVPSSADLSLLASSLESDVDNEFELGLAKRKPLYMSVPFAFPSRFVLDKAALSRADELKVGKSAFCDMNEAPRDIELNVGSIVVATGWKPYDVTRLSNLGAGAFANCVSNMQLERLASASGPTGGQIKRPSDGKAPKKVAFVQCAGSRDQNHLNYCSYICCMASLKQALYVREQYPDAEVTVYYIDLRTPGRYDKFLRKVKADEKIALVKGKVAGVEEDAATGDVIVEVEDAVKGEKRKHRFDLVVLATGMQPSLAGQKLPFDVPVDEEGFIVGGEEKGIFAAGCAQKPLDVMRTAQSGTSAALKAIQTVRGR from the coding sequence ATGTCGAACTCCATACTCGTCGTCGGAGGCGGTTTCAGCGGACTTACGGCCGCCATTGAAGCCGCGGAAGTCGGCTATGAAGTGTACATCGTCGAGAAAACACCATTTCTTGGCGGGCGGGTTGCGCAGCTGAACAAATATTTCCCCAAGCTTTGCCCTCCCTCCTGCGGTCTGGAAATCCAGTTCCAGCGCATCAAGAAGAACCCCCGCATCAAGTTCTTCACCCAGGCGGAAGTGACCGCCGTGTCCGGCGATGCCGGCAACTACACCGTAAAGGTGCACATCGAGCCGCGCGGCACCGTGCCGAGCAGCGCCGATCTTTCCCTGCTCGCCTCCTCCCTTGAAAGCGACGTCGACAACGAGTTCGAACTGGGCCTCGCCAAGCGCAAGCCGCTGTACATGAGCGTGCCGTTCGCCTTCCCCAGCCGCTTCGTGCTCGACAAGGCCGCGCTTTCCCGCGCCGACGAACTGAAAGTCGGCAAGAGCGCGTTCTGCGACATGAACGAAGCCCCCCGCGACATCGAGCTGAATGTGGGCAGCATCGTGGTCGCCACCGGGTGGAAGCCGTACGACGTGACCAGGCTTTCCAACCTTGGCGCGGGCGCCTTCGCCAACTGCGTGTCCAACATGCAGCTGGAACGTCTGGCCTCTGCCAGCGGCCCCACCGGCGGGCAGATCAAGCGCCCGTCCGACGGCAAGGCCCCCAAGAAGGTAGCCTTTGTGCAGTGTGCCGGTTCGCGCGACCAGAACCATCTGAACTACTGTTCCTACATCTGCTGCATGGCCTCCCTCAAGCAGGCCCTGTACGTGCGCGAGCAGTACCCCGACGCGGAAGTGACGGTGTACTACATCGACCTGCGTACCCCGGGCCGCTATGACAAGTTCCTGCGCAAGGTGAAGGCGGACGAAAAGATCGCCCTGGTCAAGGGCAAGGTTGCCGGCGTCGAGGAAGACGCCGCCACCGGCGATGTCATCGTCGAGGTGGAAGACGCGGTGAAGGGCGAAAAGCGCAAGCACCGCTTCGACCTCGTCGTGCTGGCCACCGGCATGCAGCCCAGCCTCGCTGGCCAGAAGCTGCCCTTCGATGTGCCCGTTGACGAAGAAGGCTTCATCGTCGGCGGCGAGGAAAAGGGCATCTTTGCCGCCGGGTGCGCCCAGAAGCCGCTCGACGTGATGCGCACCGCCCAGTCCGGCACCAGCGCCGCCCTGAAGGCGATTCAAACGGTGAGAGGGAGGTAA
- a CDS encoding hydrogenase iron-sulfur subunit, whose amino-acid sequence MATKIGVYFDQSSIGGGLDLESLADTVGGKWGDLTPVCKVFPVLADKKARDEIAADIEEEGLDGVLLCGASPRVDWDLYDFDGVLVDRVNLREQGVMSYKNPDGSLADPETAPELLEMLVTDYVNMGVVRLQKTTEPDGSPSEGVRRILVLGGGWTGLTAAVNGSLAGHEVVLVEKDEVLGGRALGLLKTVPLSHPYTDVHDTGIEKKIAAVQGDDNITVYTKATLAKLSGQPGDFTATIALASGEQEVKVGAVVLATGWQPQDTKVLEPFGYGSLQNVVTAAEFEKMAKTGAITARRVAFILNTALAEPADPYAELCAPEAPAEAPAPAEGEAAAPVVKDHESVRHLPISNAISSVVALKQAGYVCDAFEGGQAFILYDSMVVQGIHERFYKAAQDRLGVMMSKADIRSVTQAADGSLNVLCDHTLIGDDIEINVDMVVLPTGIVPATAKDPIVNFDYRQGPAFPDLELFEGYADSNYICFPYETRRTGVYAAGCVRQPMMLDAAEEDAVGATMKAIQCIESANKGVAVHPRSGDLSYPLFNFVRCTQCKRCTEECPFGALDDDEKGTPKPNPARCRRCGTCMGACPERVISFANYNIDQIGSMIREINVPPDMKKGGPRVIILACENDAYPALDMAALRGKHWSPYVRIIPVRCLGSVNAIWVADAMSKGIDGVMMLGCKYGDDYQCHFVKGSEICKRRKENIAETLNRLGVEPDRVEQYEVAIDEYDKLPGVIEDFMNMILEKGPNPFKGY is encoded by the coding sequence ATGGCCACCAAAATTGGCGTCTATTTCGACCAGTCGAGCATCGGCGGCGGTCTCGACCTTGAGTCCCTTGCCGACACCGTGGGCGGCAAATGGGGCGATCTCACGCCGGTCTGCAAGGTCTTTCCCGTCCTTGCCGACAAGAAGGCGCGTGACGAGATCGCTGCCGACATCGAGGAAGAAGGGCTGGACGGCGTGCTGCTGTGCGGCGCTTCGCCCCGCGTGGACTGGGACCTCTATGACTTCGACGGCGTGCTTGTGGACCGCGTGAACCTGCGCGAGCAGGGCGTGATGAGCTACAAGAACCCCGACGGCTCGCTGGCCGACCCCGAAACGGCCCCCGAACTGCTTGAAATGCTGGTCACCGACTACGTCAACATGGGCGTCGTGCGGCTGCAGAAGACCACCGAGCCCGACGGTTCGCCCTCCGAGGGCGTGCGCCGCATCCTGGTGCTGGGCGGCGGCTGGACCGGCCTGACCGCAGCGGTCAACGGTTCGCTGGCCGGGCATGAAGTGGTGCTGGTGGAAAAGGACGAAGTCCTGGGCGGCCGCGCCCTGGGCCTTCTGAAGACCGTGCCGCTCAGCCACCCGTACACCGACGTGCACGACACCGGCATCGAAAAGAAGATCGCCGCCGTGCAGGGTGACGACAACATCACCGTGTACACCAAGGCCACGCTGGCCAAGCTGTCCGGGCAGCCCGGCGACTTCACCGCCACCATCGCCCTTGCTTCCGGCGAACAGGAAGTGAAGGTTGGCGCAGTGGTGCTGGCCACCGGCTGGCAGCCGCAGGACACCAAGGTGCTCGAACCCTTCGGGTACGGCAGCCTGCAGAACGTGGTGACCGCCGCCGAATTCGAAAAGATGGCCAAGACGGGTGCCATCACCGCCCGCCGCGTGGCCTTCATCCTGAACACCGCGCTGGCAGAACCCGCCGATCCCTACGCCGAACTGTGCGCCCCCGAGGCCCCGGCCGAAGCCCCCGCCCCGGCGGAAGGCGAAGCCGCCGCCCCGGTCGTGAAGGACCACGAAAGCGTGCGCCACCTGCCCATCTCCAACGCCATCAGCAGCGTTGTTGCCCTGAAGCAGGCCGGTTACGTGTGTGACGCCTTCGAAGGCGGCCAGGCCTTCATCCTGTACGACAGCATGGTGGTGCAGGGCATCCACGAGCGGTTCTACAAGGCCGCGCAGGATCGCCTGGGCGTCATGATGTCCAAGGCGGACATCCGCTCCGTCACCCAGGCCGCCGACGGCAGCCTGAACGTGCTGTGCGACCATACCCTGATCGGCGACGATATCGAGATCAACGTGGACATGGTGGTGCTGCCCACCGGCATCGTGCCCGCCACCGCGAAGGATCCCATCGTCAACTTCGACTACCGCCAGGGCCCGGCCTTCCCGGATCTGGAGCTGTTCGAAGGCTACGCCGACTCGAACTACATCTGCTTCCCCTACGAAACCCGCCGCACGGGCGTGTACGCCGCCGGTTGCGTGCGCCAGCCCATGATGCTGGATGCCGCCGAGGAAGACGCCGTGGGCGCCACCATGAAGGCCATCCAGTGCATCGAATCCGCCAACAAGGGCGTTGCGGTGCACCCCCGCTCGGGCGACCTGTCGTACCCGCTGTTCAACTTCGTCCGCTGCACCCAGTGCAAGCGCTGCACCGAGGAATGTCCCTTCGGCGCGCTGGACGACGATGAAAAGGGCACGCCGAAGCCCAACCCGGCCCGCTGCCGCCGCTGCGGCACGTGCATGGGCGCCTGCCCCGAGCGCGTCATCTCCTTCGCCAACTACAATATCGACCAGATCGGCTCCATGATCCGCGAGATCAACGTGCCGCCGGACATGAAGAAGGGCGGCCCCCGCGTCATCATCCTGGCCTGCGAGAACGACGCCTACCCCGCGCTGGACATGGCCGCGCTGCGCGGCAAGCACTGGAGCCCGTACGTGCGCATCATTCCCGTGCGCTGCCTTGGCTCGGTCAACGCCATCTGGGTTGCCGACGCCATGTCCAAGGGCATCGACGGCGTGATGATGCTGGGCTGCAAGTACGGCGACGACTACCAGTGCCACTTCGTCAAGGGTTCGGAAATCTGCAAGCGCCGCAAGGAGAACATTGCCGAGACGCTGAACCGCCTTGGCGTGGAACCGGACCGCGTGGAGCAGTACGAAGTCGCCATTGACGAGTACGACAAGCTCCCCGGCGTGATCGAGGACTTCATGAACATGATCCTTGAGAAGGGTCCGAACCCGTTCAAGGGGTACTAG
- the qmoC gene encoding quinone-interacting membrane-bound oxidoreductase complex subunit QmoC — protein sequence MAQPVRIQPDLEFVKELQAVGGESLKKCYQCATCSVACPISPTNNPYPRKEMVWASWGLKDKLLTDVDIWLCHNCGTCSDLCPRGAKPGDLLAALRNMTYARLTQPSIVGKWLSSPQYLPILIAIPAILWAVVWMIMAGVNGSVFPEGEIVYGKLFPGDFTIDPIFVLTFFTAVGILWKGTKNLLASFQPEGRTMMLGKTKHWTLHLVDVILEEVLTHSKFKDCGADKSDRKVGHMTLMYAFVILAIVTGVVAVGHWGGKVIPAIEIHTPMPLTFPVKILANIGAVMLLIGLAVLTVRRRALDPMKTGSSYYDWYLLGVIWVVAVTGVLCELLRLAGIAPVAYSMYYLHLVAVWMLFAYLPWSKLGHLVYRTAALTYVRAMGRR from the coding sequence ATGGCTCAACCCGTCAGGATTCAACCCGATCTTGAGTTCGTCAAAGAACTGCAGGCAGTCGGTGGCGAATCGCTCAAGAAGTGCTACCAGTGCGCCACTTGCAGCGTGGCCTGCCCCATCTCCCCCACGAACAACCCCTATCCCCGCAAGGAGATGGTCTGGGCCTCGTGGGGCCTGAAGGACAAACTGCTGACCGACGTGGACATCTGGCTGTGCCACAACTGCGGCACCTGCTCCGACCTGTGTCCCCGCGGCGCCAAGCCCGGCGACCTGCTGGCCGCCCTGCGCAACATGACCTACGCGCGGCTCACCCAGCCCTCCATCGTGGGCAAGTGGCTGTCCTCGCCCCAGTACCTGCCCATCCTCATCGCCATTCCCGCCATCCTGTGGGCGGTGGTGTGGATGATCATGGCCGGCGTGAACGGTTCCGTCTTCCCCGAAGGCGAAATCGTGTACGGCAAGCTGTTCCCCGGCGACTTCACCATCGACCCCATCTTCGTGCTCACCTTCTTCACGGCGGTGGGCATCCTGTGGAAGGGGACGAAGAACCTTCTCGCCTCGTTCCAGCCCGAGGGGCGCACCATGATGCTCGGCAAGACCAAGCACTGGACGCTGCACCTCGTCGACGTGATTCTCGAGGAAGTGCTGACCCACTCCAAGTTCAAGGACTGCGGCGCGGACAAGTCCGACCGCAAGGTGGGCCACATGACCCTCATGTATGCCTTCGTCATCCTGGCCATCGTCACGGGTGTGGTGGCCGTGGGGCACTGGGGCGGCAAGGTGATTCCGGCCATCGAGATCCACACGCCCATGCCCCTGACCTTCCCGGTCAAGATCCTGGCGAACATCGGCGCGGTGATGCTGCTGATCGGCCTCGCCGTGCTCACGGTGCGCCGCAGGGCCCTGGACCCCATGAAGACCGGTTCGAGCTACTACGACTGGTACCTGCTGGGCGTCATCTGGGTTGTGGCCGTCACCGGCGTGCTCTGCGAACTGCTCCGCCTCGCGGGCATCGCTCCGGTCGCGTACAGCATGTACTACCTGCACCTTGTGGCGGTGTGGATGCTGTTCGCCTACCTGCCGTGGTCGAAGCTCGGCCACCTTGTGTACCGTACCGCCGCGCTCACCTACGTGCGCGCCATGGGCCGCCGCTAG
- a CDS encoding RtcB family protein, with the protein MGRKTHNTRDGRDRRNGRNEHTGKQGAQPRTDDSRRERGQRRASGAPPADRMAYATCTGVRHAPPRLSLTIPPDRLDAATRDQIESALSLPCMVHLAVMPDAHAGYDLCIGGVALLDGHISPSFVGYDIGCGMCHVNTGLPVDEVLPDEAARQLLFDRLRLAIPVGTATRAPGEYDLPRFTSASGDAQLTEAVNARQSIQLATLGGGNHFLEVGVNKRGEIGVTVHSGSRRSGWDIGAWYMKQGRLFPLDSRLGRAYRQDMDWALNYALLNRRLMLEHALRALADVHRQLAGTARKRASGAAASLSPSSAPDSPTPTPAPSGTASPASPVSCTHPPLSEQEISLLLGRMVNENHNHAVVLDQPGPSGTPLVLHRKGATPADPGQPGIIPANQRDGVYVTEGLGNAEYLSSASHGAGRRMSRNQAQRTISLERFQSQMRGITCRTDKGVLDEAPDAYKPIAEVLAAQDGVLVRIIDHFRPLVVLKG; encoded by the coding sequence ATGGGACGCAAGACACACAACACGCGCGACGGGCGCGACCGACGCAACGGGCGCAATGAGCACACCGGCAAGCAGGGCGCGCAACCGCGCACCGACGATTCCCGCCGTGAACGCGGCCAGCGGCGCGCATCCGGCGCGCCCCCTGCCGACCGCATGGCCTACGCCACCTGCACCGGAGTACGTCACGCGCCGCCGCGCCTGTCCCTGACCATCCCGCCGGACCGGCTTGATGCCGCCACCCGGGACCAGATCGAGAGCGCGCTGTCCCTGCCTTGCATGGTGCATCTGGCCGTCATGCCAGACGCCCACGCGGGCTACGACCTGTGCATCGGCGGGGTGGCCCTGCTGGACGGACACATCAGCCCCAGCTTCGTGGGTTACGACATCGGCTGCGGCATGTGCCACGTGAATACCGGCCTGCCCGTGGACGAGGTGCTGCCCGACGAGGCCGCGCGGCAACTGCTGTTCGACCGGCTGCGGCTGGCCATTCCCGTGGGCACGGCCACCCGCGCACCCGGCGAATACGACCTGCCACGCTTCACCAGCGCCAGCGGCGACGCGCAACTGACCGAGGCGGTCAATGCGCGCCAGTCCATCCAATTGGCCACCCTGGGTGGGGGCAACCACTTTCTCGAAGTGGGGGTGAACAAACGCGGCGAGATAGGCGTCACCGTGCATTCCGGCTCGCGCCGCTCCGGCTGGGACATCGGGGCATGGTACATGAAGCAGGGCAGGCTGTTCCCGCTGGATTCGCGCCTTGGCCGCGCCTACCGGCAGGACATGGACTGGGCGCTGAACTACGCGCTGCTGAACCGCCGCCTGATGCTGGAACACGCCCTGCGCGCACTGGCCGACGTGCACCGGCAACTGGCCGGGACCGCGCGCAAGCGCGCCAGCGGCGCCGCCGCCTCTCTTTCCCCTTCTTCCGCGCCCGACTCCCCCACGCCCACCCCGGCCCCATCCGGCACTGCCTCTCCGGCTTCTCCGGTTTCCTGCACCCACCCCCCTCTTTCCGAACAGGAAATTTCCCTGCTGCTGGGCCGCATGGTCAACGAAAACCACAACCACGCTGTGGTTCTTGACCAACCCGGCCCATCCGGCACGCCGCTGGTGCTGCATCGCAAGGGCGCAACCCCTGCGGACCCGGGCCAGCCCGGCATCATTCCCGCCAACCAGCGGGACGGGGTGTACGTCACGGAAGGGCTAGGCAATGCCGAATACCTGTCCTCGGCCTCGCACGGGGCGGGCCGCCGCATGTCCCGCAACCAGGCGCAACGCACCATTTCGCTGGAGCGGTTCCAGTCGCAGATGCGCGGCATTACCTGCCGCACCGACAAAGGGGTGCTGGACGAGGCCCCGGACGCCTACAAACCCATCGCTGAGGTGCTGGCCGCGCAGGACGGCGTGCTGGTACGGATCATCGACCATTTCCGCCCGCTGGTGGTGCTGAAGGGGTGA
- a CDS encoding DUF3995 domain-containing protein translates to MTILTLLSVAAALVATACLAAITLLHGAWVLGSTLWLDRVIPRTPDSVGGRPLFAPSRGLTGVVTLAFALLALLPGLTLGWLPLPPPRVAPTLCLGAAFVFVVRAIGDFRYCGLFRRIRSTTFAHWDARLYTPLCLLLAACYGLLGTIPH, encoded by the coding sequence ATGACCATTCTCACACTGCTCTCCGTCGCCGCCGCGCTTGTCGCCACCGCGTGCCTTGCCGCCATCACCCTGCTGCACGGGGCATGGGTGCTGGGCTCCACCCTGTGGCTCGACAGGGTCATTCCCCGCACGCCCGATTCCGTGGGTGGCCGCCCCCTGTTCGCGCCCTCGCGTGGGCTCACCGGCGTGGTCACCCTGGCCTTTGCCCTGCTGGCCCTGCTGCCGGGCCTGACCCTGGGCTGGCTGCCCCTGCCGCCGCCGCGCGTGGCTCCCACGCTGTGCCTTGGCGCGGCCTTCGTCTTCGTGGTGCGTGCCATTGGCGACTTCCGCTACTGCGGCCTGTTCCGGCGCATCCGCTCCACCACCTTCGCCCACTGGGATGCCCGGTTGTACACGCCGCTGTGCCTGCTGCTGGCCGCCTGCTATGGGCTACTGGGCACCATCCCGCACTGA